The Porphyromonas pogonae genome segment CCTCTACTTCCTATGTCAAATATAACACTCTTTGCGCAAGCAATCGGCCAACTGCCGAAAGAAAAAATCAAAACAATCATTCGCAACGCCAAGACAGACAAGCACTGTAAGGGCTATGACACGTGGAGTCAGCTCATGAGCATGATGTTCTGTCAATTCTCTAATTGCGATTCGGTTAGAGATATTTCCAATGGTCTTCATTCTGCCAATGGCAATCTCAATCACTTAGGAATAAGTCGTGCCCCCTCCAAGTCTACTGTTGCATACCAAAACGCTCATCGAGATAGTCAGGTATTCAGAGCTATTTATTATGCCGTCTTTCAATATTTGAGACCTTTGCACGGTAAGTTGGCAAAAAACAGTCTTAATAGATTGTATATTAGCTATATATTTAGTATATTGTAGTATAAAACTCAGTAGTTTATTATGACAAACAAGCAAAAAAACACACAAGAAGGGGATGTAACCTTTGGAGACATTCTTTATCAGAGACGATATCGTAAGGTTCAAAATGAATTTTTGAATCAAATTGACCAATTGATTGATTGGCGCCCCATCCGTACGTTGATCAATAAGAAATACACGAAGAGACAGAATGCAGTTGGGGCACCTGCCTATGATGTGATACTTCTTTTTAAGATGTTGCTTTTGGAAACGTGGTACAATCTCAGCGACGTTGCCTTGGAGGAGCGTGTAAATGATTCCATTTCTTTTTCTCGCTTTTTAGGATTGAAGCTGGAAGAGGTTTCACCGGATCACAGCACGGTGAGTCGGTTTCGTACCTCCTTGACAGAGCTTAATCTAATGGATCCACTCTTAAAGATGTTTAACAAGCAATTATCCAAGCATCATATTTCAGTAAGAGAAGGCGTATTAGTGGATGCAAGTATTGTAGATACCCCCCACAAGCCTAATGGCTGTATCACGATTGAGGTGGCCGAGGATCGTGAAGATACACGTAGCGAGGAAGCTAAGAAGGCGGAGGCGGATTATCAGAAAACCGTGGTTCGTCAGCGCAAAGGAACCGATGAAGAAGGCAGATGGGTGTACAAGCATGGATACCGGTATGGATACAAGAAACATGTGATGACGAATGTTCAAGGGATAGTTCAAAAGGTGATTACCACTCCTGCCAATCGTAGTGATACGAAGGAGTTCATCCCACTATTGGAAGGAGAGGAAATTCCCAAAGAGACACCTGTTCTTGCGGACAAAGGTTACGCCTCTCAGGAGAATAGAGCATACTTACAAAGTCATGGATTACGAGATGGGATAATGCACAAGTCTCATCGCAATACACCGTTAACGGATATGCAGAAAGCCTTTAATAAATCTATAAGCCCTATACGAAGCACCATCGAGCGTACCTTTGGAAGCATCTGTAGGTGGTTCCATGGAGGGCGATGTCGCTACCGAGGGTTAGCAAAAGCACACACTCAGAACGTTATCGAAAGCATCGCCTTTAACCTTTATCGAACTCCGGGGATAATTGTGTCCCATTGTGTCGGATAATGTGAGAAAGCCCTCTTCGGAGCCCCTCTTTGGAGCTCCGAAGGGGTAAGGGGGGCATGTTCCGAGGCATTGCAGGGAAAGGAGGGTGTAAACTCCTGCATGCCACAAAAATATTGAAAATAAGCGTTCTCACTCCATTGTTCTACAACAGATTCATCTGAAATATTGCGCAAATGCTTGAGAATTAAAAGACCACACATTAAACGAATAGGCTTGCCGGGACGACCATTGTCTGGGCAATACAAGGAAGAAAAAGCCTCTTCGAACCTTTTCCAATCGATTTTATGGGAAAGTTTATACAGAGGATGTTGCTGGTTGAGCAAATCGTCCAGCGAAGAGAACAGTGATCGAACTGTTTGAGTAGGGCGTATCATAAAAAAATCTGCAAGTTTCTACATCCAAAGATACAAAAACTTGCAGATTTATCAAAGAACAAAAGAGTGTAATTTACTGTATATCAGAAAATAAATACGATTTTAAGGGACGACTAACTATTCATGAAACAATATATTATATTTATGCATTATTAACATGATTTCCAAATTATTAAGTCTCAAATTAAGGTTCCAAAGTTTTGTCAAATGGCATTTCTCTGTCGGAACGTTTTTTTTACTATCACTTTTTTCTTAGTTAGGCTTTATTATTTTCTTAGTTAGGTTGTAATATTTTCCTAACTACGTGTACCCGGTAGCGTAACTAAGAAAATAATAGTTCTTAGTTAGAAAAAAAGTGAAACGTAACTTGAAAAAACAAGAGATCCCGACCCATCGCTCTGAAGAACGACAGGTCGGGAATGATGTAAATAAGCTAAAAAAATTCCGCCGACCGGACTTTATTGTCCTGATCAGCGGAATTGCTTAGGGTGATTATGGTGCTTTGTGATGTACCCGGTGTTTACTTTTCGTTAGAGTCCTGTACCGGGCGTAACGCCGGGATTAGGATTGACGGGCGTATTATTGTCAGGTTTATTGCCTTTGGATGATGGCTTGAGCTTGTCGGTATCCATTACATTGATGGAGATGCCTGTGAGAGCTTGGCGCATGGCTTTTGATTTGGCAACGACCAAACGGGGCTTTTTCACTGAAGAGCTATCCACTTTCTCGGGATCGGTATGTTGCTTGGACCCGAAAGAAAAACGATAGGTACCGAGATCGTTGAGACAAACAGAATTTCCCCTGAGAAGCTCTCGACGCAAAATATAGGACAAACGCTCAATAGC includes the following:
- a CDS encoding DUF4372 domain-containing protein, encoding MSNITLFAQAIGQLPKEKIKTIIRNAKTDKHCKGYDTWSQLMSMMFCQFSNCDSVRDISNGLHSANGNLNHLGISRAPSKSTVAYQNAHRDSQVFRAIYYAVFQYLRPLHGKLAKNSLNRLYISYIFSIL
- a CDS encoding IS5 family transposase; its protein translation is MTNKQKNTQEGDVTFGDILYQRRYRKVQNEFLNQIDQLIDWRPIRTLINKKYTKRQNAVGAPAYDVILLFKMLLLETWYNLSDVALEERVNDSISFSRFLGLKLEEVSPDHSTVSRFRTSLTELNLMDPLLKMFNKQLSKHHISVREGVLVDASIVDTPHKPNGCITIEVAEDREDTRSEEAKKAEADYQKTVVRQRKGTDEEGRWVYKHGYRYGYKKHVMTNVQGIVQKVITTPANRSDTKEFIPLLEGEEIPKETPVLADKGYASQENRAYLQSHGLRDGIMHKSHRNTPLTDMQKAFNKSISPIRSTIERTFGSICRWFHGGRCRYRGLAKAHTQNVIESIAFNLYRTPGIIVSHCVG
- a CDS encoding HU family DNA-binding protein, which encodes MNFNLSKSVAKVGQNKGKVVYFAKPEKVRTISFDEVVTDISDAGSLTVGDVRSAIERLSYILRRELLRGNSVCLNDLGTYRFSFGSKQHTDPEKVDSSSVKKPRLVVAKSKAMRQALTGISINVMDTDKLKPSSKGNKPDNNTPVNPNPGVTPGTGL